GACGCGGATTTGAACGTGATCGGGCTGATCGGCGAGCGCGGGCGCGAGGTGCGGGAATTTATCGAAGAGAGTCTCGGCGCCGCTGGATTGGCGCGTTCTGTGGTGATTGTGGCGACGTCGGATGCGCCGCCGTTAGTGCGGATGCGCGCGGCTTTTGTCACGACGAGCATCGCGGAATATTTTCGCGACCAAGGGAAGACCGTCTTGCTGATGATGGATTCCCTGACGCGGTTCGCGATGGCCTCGCGCGAAGTGGGCTTGGCGTTGGGTGAACCGCCGACGATGAAAGGCTACACGCCGTCGCTATTCAGCCAATTGCCGCGGCTGCTGGAACGAGTTGGGACGAGCGCCGGCCAGGGGCACATCACGGGGCTGTATACGATCCTGACTGAAGGGGACGATTTGATGGACCCGATCGCCGATGCAGTCCGCGCGATCGTGGATGGGCATATTGTGTTGACGCGCAAACTGGCCGTGATGAATCACTATCCGCCGATCGACGTGCTGCAGAGCCTCTCGCGGGTGATGGATTGCGTGACGACGACGGAACATTTGCAGGCGATGCGCCACGTCCGCCGCGCGTATGCGCTGTATCAAGAGATGGAAGACTTCATCAAGATGGGCGTCTACAGCGCGGGCAAAAATCCGCAGCTCGATCAGGCGATCGCGCAGATCGGCGCCATTCAAGAATTTCTGCAGCAACGAGTCGAAGAGCGGACAGCGTGGTCCGAAACGGTCGCGCGACTCCAACAGATTGCCGAGGAGGTGGGTGTATGAAACGCTTCCGCTTTCGTCTCGAGGGGTTGTTCCGGTATCGGCGGGAACAGGAGCGCGAAGCCGTGTTGGAAGTCCAACGCGTGCGGCGCGAAATGGATGCGGCCGAACAACGGATTGTAACGTTGCAGGACGAGCGTGGGGCCTGGATGCGCGTCTACAGTGAAACGGGGCGGAAAGAGAACGCCACGCGGGAGTTGTGGCTGATCGAACAATATTTTTCCGCGATCGATCAACAAGTCGCGCACTTTACCGTATTGGCGCG
This region of Deltaproteobacteria bacterium genomic DNA includes:
- the fliJ gene encoding flagellar export protein FliJ; translation: MKRFRFRLEGLFRYRREQEREAVLEVQRVRREMDAAEQRIVTLQDERGAWMRVYSETGRKENATRELWLIEQYFSAIDQQVAHFTVLARRWREELDRVIELARGAMRARRQVEYLRERQAAEYQSEVRRADLRLTDEMNSLRYRDVEERRAWAQ
- a CDS encoding FliI/YscN family ATPase yields the protein MSGWVPKDPFIGAVARMPRLFMAGEVSRVLGLIVEGRLPRVPVGALCQIRRQAAPEVPPIPAEVIGLKGETAVLMPIGETTGIAVGDAIEPVRDAATVKVTADLLGRVIDGCGEPMDGGPALRQIHEYPLYAGTQNPVMRQRIQQPLSLGIRAIDGFLSCAVGQRVVIMAGSGVGKSTLMGMIARNADADLNVIGLIGERGREVREFIEESLGAAGLARSVVIVATSDAPPLVRMRAAFVTTSIAEYFRDQGKTVLLMMDSLTRFAMASREVGLALGEPPTMKGYTPSLFSQLPRLLERVGTSAGQGHITGLYTILTEGDDLMDPIADAVRAIVDGHIVLTRKLAVMNHYPPIDVLQSLSRVMDCVTTTEHLQAMRHVRRAYALYQEMEDFIKMGVYSAGKNPQLDQAIAQIGAIQEFLQQRVEERTAWSETVARLQQIAEEVGV